The following are encoded together in the Pseudomonas xantholysinigenes genome:
- a CDS encoding DEAD/DEAH box helicase, which yields MLNPITYTEDVVSDFLRYQLSTYAFADENLYRQMRELLNLEHTRNTPLMKGPFISLSRTFMKGASLDQLVKDDVLHPHIRQLSPYPGAYRHQEKAFRSIKAGRTTLVATGTGSGKTECFLLPIISRCLHLRDEGAEAGVTAVIVYPMNALAEDQLQRMRELLVGTGVTFGMYVGKTPRTEADINGVRLAPGSTVVDYRCKLQQMQLQKMDVALHPAEERVSREAMRTPGQQPRILLTNVKQLELLLTRQQDLELFDKALLEFMVFDEAHTFTGAGGAETACLIRRLRAYCGKDENSTTCVATSATIADPHRGIEAGREFASRFFGVDGQDVELIGEAYEEDIWGEPRTVSAPFNGDQAMQLKTVLEMLGTLDRTELEPADLQAFRIWFQTTSGIRMAGDNWREALNQWLSHNEVVFQIADVLRRPRAVVALLEELNDKLGRPVTEEEILIWLALGAAARNGERPLLRPVVHGFVRGVSGAVVTFEEGQGQLGRLWLSAEDAQAATEWRDPELKTFPLSSCTTCGQHYFEHALEDFDYTGDAPGGGSAEGTSRVWRALDIPLGGVRAVSLDHQVGSDGEEEPSRTEVLFVCRYCGTTHDRQAPECVGCGRNKTLKALHFVQQKEEHIGRLTRCVSCGAHGRRVSGSYREPARPVRATGVADVHVLAQSMIHRAERKRLLVFADNRQDAAFQAGWMQDRSRRYRLRELVYKKLREGAVSVGDLVLWLDKFLDADDELSRALIPEVWRVEPKSETSLAHAEERKWFLRAQVLRELTLGARQSTGLEPLGRLKIQYLGLDEALPVIQKWARALGCSPADLRDGIASLLDAARSRRMLFDPVTRMFSKFWLDGEKEVLRGYLPIMRGVPEGLVFVRDGQHDKGRIKQWFSTYDSSAKQAAVSWGVDPDHVQSFLDEVWRLCTDELELLTQVQFKGARGKNLPGCHAATQVHVDHMMLVPASGMYRCQTCRRLHARGNPGMTCMAWRCSGKLVFEAENPDNYDLLLLDQEFSMLRAREHSAQIPGPERERIENAFKGESERINTLVCTPTLEMGVNIGSLDAVLMRNVPPLPANYWQRAGRAGRQFRMALDLTYARTTSHDRAYFNEPLKMLEGLVEPPSFNLRNPVMVAKHVNATVLTTLLQMLRSNSLPGQQVTALQEALSACLPPQIRPYLFTSDGMVRTEPLSVEALSQQIAQHDAALLNAVIKAFHQGWPASDREVVSRGQLEVLIGSFAEQLQGVINRLFQRLQWALGQLERLRKVAAGKGTLDADEEALRARCERLVKKLKGEAKRNRSQAEGFDDTNTYGVLAAEGFLPGYGLDTGAVTLTHVAPRHSSDISDWELRRNTALAVREYVPGNLIYANAHKFVPRHFHLVPEEPLVFAVDVASESVQETGPNTKAGSEASSMSVTQIPGVAICDVDAPHHSYISDDEDYRFQMAVAVFAQDQGRHSGGKVYEWGKAQLHLKHGLHMRLVNVGAASQVRSGALLGYPLCLVCGASRSAMSSQQELDKFNEHHIERCGRPVQTIAFYAEVVADVLVLQDCPSQETAYSVMESLRQGAADVMDMEISDLQVQVIGKPGSESVDALLYDPMPGGSGLLEQLLEHWPNVVSAARRLVEECPSDCESSCVDCLQHFRNSFYHDKLNRHTALEVFNDWGSTLNFAHELAPVLPDETMTQQPGNPPEQHLVAMLKAAGMAAFETERPIELSGGITTRPDVYFHEPNDQYEGVCIYLDGMSEHLHGNALTAAKDRQIRLELLNKDYEVIEIQFQELYDKTVMREHMRRIARAVIGKAKAKELAASDDWFDSASS from the coding sequence ATGTTGAACCCCATTACCTACACCGAAGACGTGGTCAGCGACTTTCTGCGCTACCAGCTCAGTACCTATGCCTTTGCTGACGAGAATCTGTATCGACAGATGCGTGAACTGCTCAACCTCGAGCACACCCGTAATACGCCGCTGATGAAAGGGCCATTTATCTCCCTGTCGCGGACCTTTATGAAAGGTGCGAGCCTTGATCAGTTGGTCAAGGACGACGTGTTGCACCCGCATATCCGCCAGTTGTCTCCCTATCCGGGGGCCTACCGGCACCAGGAAAAGGCTTTTCGCTCCATCAAGGCTGGCCGCACCACGCTGGTGGCCACCGGTACTGGGTCGGGTAAGACAGAGTGTTTCTTGCTGCCAATCATCAGCCGTTGCCTGCACTTGCGCGACGAGGGTGCCGAAGCGGGTGTGACGGCTGTGATCGTTTACCCCATGAACGCCCTAGCTGAAGATCAGCTGCAGCGAATGCGCGAGCTACTGGTCGGCACCGGTGTCACCTTCGGCATGTATGTGGGCAAAACCCCGCGTACCGAAGCCGACATCAATGGCGTGCGTCTGGCACCCGGCAGCACTGTGGTCGATTACCGCTGCAAGTTGCAGCAGATGCAGCTACAGAAAATGGACGTGGCTCTGCACCCGGCTGAGGAACGGGTGAGCCGTGAAGCCATGCGCACACCTGGCCAGCAGCCACGTATTCTGCTGACCAACGTCAAGCAGCTGGAGCTGCTGCTTACCCGGCAGCAGGACCTGGAATTGTTCGACAAGGCACTGCTGGAGTTCATGGTATTTGACGAGGCGCACACGTTCACCGGCGCTGGCGGCGCCGAAACCGCCTGCCTAATTCGCCGTTTGCGTGCCTATTGCGGCAAGGACGAAAACAGCACCACCTGTGTCGCCACCTCCGCCACCATTGCTGACCCGCACCGCGGTATTGAAGCCGGCCGCGAGTTTGCCAGTCGTTTCTTTGGCGTGGATGGCCAGGATGTCGAGCTGATCGGCGAAGCCTACGAAGAGGATATCTGGGGCGAGCCGCGCACTGTCAGCGCGCCCTTCAATGGCGATCAGGCCATGCAACTGAAAACCGTGCTGGAAATGCTCGGTACCCTGGACCGGACCGAGTTAGAGCCCGCTGACCTGCAGGCATTCCGCATCTGGTTCCAGACAACCAGCGGTATTCGCATGGCCGGTGACAACTGGCGTGAGGCCCTGAACCAGTGGCTCAGCCATAACGAGGTGGTGTTTCAAATCGCCGATGTGCTGCGCCGTCCGCGAGCCGTGGTTGCCTTGTTGGAAGAACTGAACGACAAACTGGGACGCCCCGTCACAGAAGAGGAAATCCTGATCTGGCTGGCCCTGGGAGCTGCGGCCCGGAATGGTGAGCGGCCGTTGCTGCGCCCGGTGGTACACGGCTTTGTGCGCGGTGTCAGCGGTGCAGTGGTGACCTTTGAAGAAGGGCAAGGGCAACTGGGGCGCCTGTGGCTGTCGGCTGAGGATGCACAGGCTGCGACTGAATGGCGTGATCCTGAACTGAAAACCTTTCCACTGTCGAGCTGTACGACCTGTGGCCAGCACTACTTCGAGCATGCGCTGGAGGATTTCGATTACACCGGTGATGCGCCTGGCGGTGGCTCCGCAGAGGGCACGAGTCGTGTATGGCGTGCCCTGGACATTCCGTTGGGGGGCGTACGTGCGGTTTCACTGGATCATCAGGTTGGCTCCGATGGTGAGGAGGAACCCTCGCGTACTGAGGTGCTCTTCGTCTGCCGTTATTGCGGCACCACGCATGACCGGCAGGCTCCTGAATGTGTTGGTTGTGGCCGCAACAAGACCCTTAAGGCATTGCACTTCGTACAGCAGAAAGAAGAACATATCGGCCGTCTGACCCGCTGTGTATCCTGCGGCGCCCATGGTCGCCGGGTTAGCGGCAGCTACCGTGAACCGGCCCGTCCAGTACGCGCGACGGGCGTAGCGGATGTGCATGTCCTGGCCCAGAGTATGATCCACCGTGCCGAGCGCAAGCGCCTCCTGGTGTTCGCAGACAACCGCCAGGATGCCGCTTTCCAGGCGGGCTGGATGCAGGATCGCTCCCGTCGTTATCGCCTCAGGGAATTGGTCTACAAAAAGCTACGCGAAGGCGCCGTCTCGGTCGGTGATCTGGTGTTGTGGCTGGACAAGTTTCTGGATGCAGATGATGAGTTGTCGCGGGCGTTGATCCCAGAGGTTTGGCGGGTCGAACCCAAATCGGAAACCAGCCTGGCGCATGCCGAGGAGCGCAAGTGGTTTTTGCGCGCGCAGGTGCTGCGTGAGTTGACCTTGGGCGCCCGCCAAAGCACCGGTCTGGAGCCGTTGGGGCGTTTGAAGATCCAGTATCTGGGGCTGGATGAAGCACTTCCGGTTATTCAGAAGTGGGCAAGGGCATTGGGCTGCTCACCAGCTGACTTGCGCGACGGAATTGCCTCGCTGTTGGATGCCGCCCGGTCACGGCGCATGCTGTTTGACCCTGTCACCCGCATGTTTTCCAAATTCTGGCTGGACGGTGAGAAGGAAGTACTGCGCGGTTATCTGCCTATCATGCGTGGCGTACCTGAAGGCTTGGTGTTTGTGCGCGATGGTCAGCACGACAAAGGGCGTATCAAGCAGTGGTTCAGCACTTACGACAGTTCCGCCAAACAGGCTGCTGTGAGTTGGGGAGTGGATCCCGATCACGTTCAGTCGTTTCTGGATGAAGTTTGGCGCCTCTGTACCGATGAACTGGAGTTGCTGACGCAGGTGCAGTTCAAGGGAGCCCGCGGCAAGAACTTGCCAGGCTGTCACGCCGCCACCCAAGTGCATGTAGATCACATGATGCTGGTGCCTGCGTCAGGCATGTATCGCTGCCAAACCTGCCGGCGCCTGCATGCCCGAGGTAACCCGGGTATGACCTGTATGGCCTGGCGTTGTAGTGGCAAGCTGGTATTCGAGGCCGAGAATCCAGACAACTACGACCTGCTGCTGCTGGATCAAGAGTTTTCTATGCTCCGTGCCCGCGAGCACTCTGCGCAGATTCCGGGGCCGGAGCGTGAACGCATCGAAAACGCTTTCAAGGGCGAGAGCGAGCGGATCAACACGCTTGTGTGTACGCCCACGCTTGAGATGGGCGTGAACATCGGTTCGCTGGATGCAGTTTTGATGCGCAACGTACCGCCCCTACCGGCCAATTACTGGCAGCGGGCTGGTCGTGCCGGGCGTCAGTTCCGCATGGCGCTGGATCTGACCTATGCACGCACAACCAGTCATGACCGAGCTTATTTCAATGAACCGCTGAAGATGCTCGAGGGGTTGGTGGAACCTCCCAGCTTCAACCTGCGCAACCCTGTCATGGTGGCGAAGCACGTGAATGCCACAGTACTGACCACGCTGCTGCAAATGCTGCGTAGTAACAGTCTGCCAGGACAACAGGTCACTGCGCTGCAGGAGGCCTTGTCTGCCTGCTTGCCACCTCAAATTAGACCCTATCTGTTTACCTCTGATGGCATGGTGAGGACTGAGCCTCTATCGGTTGAAGCACTGAGCCAGCAGATAGCTCAGCATGATGCAGCACTCTTGAATGCGGTGATTAAAGCCTTCCACCAAGGATGGCCGGCTAGTGACCGCGAGGTAGTAAGCCGTGGCCAGTTAGAGGTGCTCATTGGTAGTTTTGCTGAGCAGCTCCAGGGGGTAATCAATCGTCTATTCCAGCGCCTGCAGTGGGCGTTGGGGCAGTTGGAGCGGTTGCGTAAGGTGGCCGCTGGCAAGGGCACACTGGACGCCGATGAAGAGGCCTTGCGAGCCCGCTGCGAAAGGCTGGTAAAAAAACTAAAAGGCGAGGCCAAGCGCAATCGTAGCCAGGCAGAGGGTTTTGATGACACCAATACCTATGGCGTATTAGCGGCTGAAGGCTTTTTGCCGGGTTATGGATTGGATACCGGTGCGGTTACCTTGACCCATGTAGCGCCTCGTCACAGCAGTGACATTAGTGATTGGGAGTTACGCCGTAACACTGCGCTGGCTGTTCGCGAATATGTGCCTGGTAACCTGATTTACGCAAATGCTCACAAATTTGTGCCTCGTCACTTCCATCTAGTCCCGGAAGAGCCTTTGGTATTTGCTGTAGATGTGGCAAGTGAGTCAGTCCAGGAAACTGGCCCGAACACTAAGGCTGGCAGTGAAGCCAGCTCCATGTCGGTCACGCAAATTCCGGGTGTAGCGATATGCGATGTGGATGCCCCCCATCATTCCTATATTTCGGACGATGAAGACTATCGCTTTCAGATGGCGGTGGCAGTCTTTGCTCAAGATCAGGGGCGGCACTCCGGCGGTAAAGTCTATGAGTGGGGCAAAGCGCAGTTGCATCTGAAGCATGGCCTGCACATGCGTTTGGTGAATGTTGGCGCGGCTTCGCAAGTGCGATCCGGGGCGTTGCTGGGTTATCCGCTTTGTCTGGTGTGTGGTGCTAGCCGCTCGGCCATGAGCAGCCAGCAGGAGCTGGATAAGTTCAATGAGCATCATATCGAGCGCTGCGGCCGTCCCGTTCAGACCATCGCTTTCTACGCCGAGGTGGTAGCCGACGTACTAGTACTCCAGGACTGCCCCTCCCAGGAAACGGCCTACAGCGTCATGGAGTCGCTGCGTCAAGGAGCAGCCGACGTTATGGATATGGAGATATCCGATCTCCAGGTACAGGTGATAGGCAAACCGGGGAGTGAGTCGGTAGATGCGCTGCTGTATGACCCCATGCCGGGTGGCTCGGGCCTGCTGGAACAGTTGCTGGAGCACTGGCCGAATGTGGTGAGTGCGGCAAGGCGCTTGGTCGAGGAATGCCCGTCTGACTGTGAGTCGTCCTGTGTGGACTGTCTCCAGCATTTCCGCAACTCTTTCTATCATGACAAACTGAATCGCCATACTGCGCTTGAAGTCTTCAACGACTGGGGGAGCACCCTGAACTTTGCCCATGAGTTGGCGCCTGTTTTGCCGGATGAAACAATGACTCAGCAACCGGGTAATCCGCCTGAGCAACACCTAGTGGCAATGCTGAAGGCGGCAGGCATGGCTGCGTTTGAGACTGAGCGACCTATTGAGCTATCCGGTGGCATCACGACTCGTCCGGATGTGTATTTCCACGAGCCCAACGATCAGTACGAGGGCGTTTGCATCTATTTAGATGGCATGAGCGAGCACCTGCACGGCAATGCCCTAACAGCCGCCAAGGATCGTCAGATCCGTCTGGAATTACTGAACAAAGATTACGAGGTGATCGAAATCCAGTTCCAGGAGTTGTATGACAAGACTGTGATGCGTGAACACATGCGCCGCATTGCGCGAGCAGTGATCGGCAAGGCGAAGGCCAAGGAGTTGGCTGCTAGTGATGACTGGTTTGATTCTGCGAGCAGCTGA
- the radC gene encoding RadC family protein: protein MKYHKLKAGEMTGTYVMESPVTEADILRMAQQLAMSRLSKGRALTDPKQVFSHLQTLLQYHEHEVFALLLLDTRHRVISFQELFRGTLDSASVYPREVVKIALEHNAAAVILVHNHPSGNPEPSQADRSLTYTLKEALNLIGVRTLDHIIVGSDGCVSLAEQGYL, encoded by the coding sequence ATGAAATATCACAAGCTCAAAGCCGGTGAGATGACCGGCACCTACGTTATGGAATCACCGGTCACCGAAGCTGACATCCTGCGGATGGCTCAGCAGCTGGCGATGAGTCGTCTATCTAAAGGCAGGGCGCTGACTGATCCGAAGCAAGTATTCAGCCACCTGCAAACACTGCTGCAGTATCACGAGCACGAAGTCTTTGCATTGCTGTTACTCGATACTAGACACCGAGTAATCAGCTTTCAGGAGCTATTTAGAGGCACTCTGGATAGTGCCAGCGTGTATCCGCGGGAAGTGGTCAAAATCGCCCTAGAGCACAATGCCGCAGCTGTTATCTTGGTTCACAACCATCCATCCGGTAACCCCGAGCCAAGCCAGGCTGATCGCTCACTGACCTACACGCTCAAAGAGGCACTCAATCTGATAGGTGTGCGAACGCTGGATCACATCATCGTTGGCAGTGACGGCTGTGTGTCGCTGGCTGAACAAGGCTACTTGTAA
- a CDS encoding DNA-3-methyladenine glycosylase I → MSSTPFPYKEIFETVESHLVKYGSLNKPEVEIRANLDKFKTYGTRKRTDNEYYLILVFVAFYSGFRAATVTAKTDIIKRHFPDWKTVAAYTEDDVQRILADPEMIAHEGKIRGCLKNARRVQEFVAQHGSFKQYLDNFTASESFENLLLLKESLEAAFVYLGGVTVYHFMTDIGLPVLKPDRVMCRIFKRLGLLENEDQLLKTVLQGRKFAEATGHPIRYIDIVFVAYGQMQSEVFGIPEGICLKTPRCSDCSIKSYCKYEPRYA, encoded by the coding sequence ATGAGCTCTACTCCATTCCCATACAAAGAAATTTTTGAGACCGTTGAGAGTCACCTGGTCAAATATGGCTCACTAAACAAACCTGAGGTCGAGATCCGCGCCAATCTCGACAAATTCAAAACTTACGGCACTCGTAAACGTACTGACAATGAATACTACTTAATCTTAGTTTTCGTTGCGTTTTATTCAGGGTTTAGGGCTGCCACGGTGACTGCCAAGACCGACATCATCAAACGCCACTTCCCAGACTGGAAAACTGTGGCAGCATACACCGAAGACGATGTTCAGAGGATTCTTGCCGACCCAGAGATGATTGCTCATGAGGGAAAAATTCGTGGATGCCTTAAAAACGCGAGGCGAGTGCAAGAGTTTGTTGCTCAGCATGGCTCATTCAAGCAATACCTAGATAATTTTACCGCATCTGAATCGTTCGAGAATCTTCTTCTGCTGAAAGAATCACTCGAAGCAGCATTTGTCTATTTAGGTGGAGTTACTGTTTACCATTTCATGACTGACATTGGCCTTCCGGTACTCAAACCGGACCGAGTTATGTGCCGAATTTTCAAGCGGCTTGGACTTCTGGAAAACGAAGACCAGCTTCTCAAGACTGTGCTGCAGGGTAGGAAGTTTGCCGAAGCAACAGGGCATCCCATTCGATACATTGACATTGTATTTGTAGCCTATGGACAAATGCAGTCTGAGGTTTTTGGTATTCCTGAGGGTATTTGCTTGAAGACGCCTCGATGCAGCGATTGCAGTATTAAGAGCTATTGTAAGTACGAGCCTCGTTATGCATAG
- a CDS encoding integrase domain-containing protein: MCAQATRLSELKVKSAKPAEKDYVLFDGGGLQMRVRSNGSKLWNFNYRHPVTKKRINMGLGTFPEVSLAQARKGSVEAREALAHGIDPKEKRDALLQAKQAATEHTFQNVATSWYELKKDAVTPAYAEDIWRSLTLHIFPDLSSTPISAISAPQVINLLRPLETKGSLETVKRLTQRLNEIMTYGVNSGLIHANPLSGIRSVFKKPKKKNMAALPPNELKELMVAIANASIKRTTRCLIEWQLHTMTRPVEAATTRWTDIDIEKKIWTIPAERMKKRRTHIVPLTEQALALLEAIKPYSGHREYVFPADRNPRTHCNSQTANMALKRMGFEGRLVSHGMRSMASTILNEHGWDPELIEVALAHVDKDEVRSAYNRADYIERRRPMMAWWSEHIKEAATGNLSVSAIQENRDRKVVSIR, from the coding sequence ATGTGCGCACAAGCTACCCGCCTCTCTGAACTCAAAGTCAAATCTGCCAAGCCTGCTGAAAAGGATTACGTCCTATTTGATGGCGGCGGACTACAAATGCGAGTGAGAAGCAATGGCTCTAAGCTGTGGAACTTCAATTATCGACACCCTGTGACGAAGAAGCGGATCAACATGGGACTGGGAACCTTCCCCGAAGTCTCGTTAGCTCAAGCACGCAAGGGTTCCGTTGAAGCGAGGGAGGCACTTGCCCACGGTATCGACCCTAAAGAGAAACGGGATGCTCTGCTGCAAGCCAAACAAGCTGCCACTGAGCACACATTCCAGAATGTAGCGACGTCCTGGTATGAACTGAAGAAGGATGCTGTGACGCCGGCTTACGCTGAGGACATCTGGCGCTCGCTGACATTGCACATATTCCCGGACTTGAGCTCCACACCGATTTCAGCCATCAGCGCACCGCAAGTCATCAACCTGCTCCGCCCACTAGAAACCAAGGGCAGCCTTGAAACCGTGAAGCGGCTGACGCAGCGGCTCAACGAGATCATGACCTACGGGGTCAACTCGGGACTGATTCACGCGAACCCGCTCAGCGGTATCCGCTCCGTCTTCAAGAAACCGAAAAAGAAAAACATGGCGGCACTCCCCCCCAATGAGCTGAAAGAGCTCATGGTGGCAATCGCCAATGCCAGCATAAAAAGAACAACCCGCTGCCTTATCGAGTGGCAGCTCCACACCATGACCCGGCCAGTCGAGGCAGCAACCACCCGCTGGACAGATATCGACATTGAGAAGAAGATCTGGACGATCCCTGCGGAGCGCATGAAGAAGCGCCGCACGCACATTGTCCCGCTCACGGAGCAGGCTCTTGCACTCCTCGAAGCGATCAAGCCCTACAGTGGACATCGGGAGTATGTGTTCCCCGCAGACCGAAACCCTCGTACCCACTGCAATAGCCAAACCGCCAACATGGCGCTCAAACGCATGGGTTTCGAAGGGCGCCTGGTAAGCCATGGGATGCGCTCTATGGCGAGCACCATCCTCAACGAGCATGGCTGGGATCCTGAATTGATCGAGGTTGCGCTTGCCCACGTCGATAAGGACGAGGTTCGCAGCGCTTACAACCGTGCGGACTACATCGAACGGAGACGCCCGATGATGGCCTGGTGGAGTGAGCACATCAAGGAAGCAGCGACGGGAAATCTGTCGGTGTCAGCTATCCAGGAGAATCGGGACAGAAAAGTCGTTTCGATACGCTGA